One Fusarium poae strain DAOMC 252244 chromosome 4, whole genome shotgun sequence DNA window includes the following coding sequences:
- a CDS encoding hypothetical protein (BUSCO:35445at5125), whose translation MRKFGFSGRKKQAPTVTVTAPPMSKAQKILGASAINIDNNFSSSTLDLAVPAPDASQTLNHGRVSPAKHERGTREWGDESEIIPRHFKTSGAPTDAHDDDAFDMASILRKRQSSSTLSSWYDKTKQPLSVTQQTSASAMAKGMPSKAERMLDMENSIAEAKLKKKKPTKLDLSHLMGRRSKKNEPQWEGPMLDQITRSPSILSPTSTPSLRGKLSRRPTKESLNSAHSDTTRPKTDEGSRRPQNHLNGLPNLYEHYEQMSFRSIIDDELDEADEEERVLEKSRDSHQPKPSRILRHSKSEQRIPPGHHAEHIVSQYAKRNLPPPPPQSNMAKKSDQSSLTDCAASVSSRHTRTSKASKRTSRSFQDADLQGKSVLSLSSDSEDDEYTETSSKSQPSIPEYATSDTSSSIDFRPGTARTSESADNSSKRLSRSSRQTTGSSNYLTIPNGHYRAPVVAPRSSSLSGSSTNTIQEGTAGPTPSRTSSLSNSSVNTSNTGHSKSNLNKVVALYPEPDTPDYPDYEEDKEGEDSENEPEPGLDFLPAMTYIPHGSISTTADAPTPPLSPSSVDFYIRSAHSSVDGKDSHNRFMAVTRQEEMLLSALRHKRQTMRSSVASEMDEKISQKGHRSKPSEATITEETMDFDFPAPPTFKNKTTVNAEGTTVIDLSHETLKGRADEPAASTKQVHHRQRSRSQDHQQRERILLYIDKGLAAEHSFDDSEPSPDLDDFYDYNYDDESASDRDVISEEMYVQQRRLSDRKGRHSALKRSSSRNHQQSPPAPAQRDTLEVGVPRPDSPISPDAMSASAPRVNKTMARLSAVGPPAKWGFED comes from the coding sequence ATGCGCAAGTTCGGCTTTTCCGGCCGCAAAAAGCAGGCTCCTACGGTCACAGTCACCGCCCCGCCCATGAGCAAGGCCCAAAAGATTTTGGGTGCTTCAGCCATCAATATCGACAACAACTTCTCCAGTTCAACTCTCGACCTTGCTGTACCCGCCCCCGATGCATCCCAGACCCTGAACCATGGCCGTGTATCTCCGGCAAAACACGAGCGCGGGACACGGGAGTGGGGAGATGAGTCCGAGATCATACCGAGGCACTTCAAAACCAGCGGTGCGCCCACCGATgcacatgatgatgatgcttttGATATGGCGAGCATTCTTCGAAAGCGGCAGTCTTCATCGACACTAAGCTCGTGGTACGACAAGACCAAGCAGCCTCTTTCCGTGACCCAGCAAACGTCGGCTTCAGCCATGGCCAAGGGCATGCCTTCAAAAGCAGAGAGGATGTTGGATATGGAGAACTCAATTGCCGAGGCCAaattaaagaagaagaagcctaCAAAACTCGACTTGTCTCATCTCATGGGACGGCGGTCCAAGAAGAACGAACCACAATGGGAGGGTCCTATGCTAGACCAGATTACTCGATCTCCATCTATTCTATCACCAACCAGCACACCATCTTTACGGGGCAAACTTTCAAGACGACCTACAAAAGAGAGTCTAAACTCAGCACACTCAGACACAACCCGACCAAAAACGGACGAGGGCAGTCGCCGACCACAAAATCACCTAAACGGTTTACCTAATCTCTACGAACACTACGAGCAAATGTCATTCCGCTCAATCATTGATGATGAGTTGGACGAGGCTGATGAGGAGGAGCGGGTTCTGGAGAAGTCCAGAGATTCACACCAACCAAAGCCCAGTAGAATACTTCGACATAGCAAGTCTGAACAGCGCATACCACCGGGCCACCACGCCGAGCATATTGTTTCACAATACGCAAAACGCAACCtgcctccaccaccacctcaaTCTAACATGGCCAAGAAGTCTGACCAATCCTCACTTACTGACTGCGCTGCGAGTGTTTCTAGCAGACATACCCGCACGTCCAAGGCCTCGAAACGTACGAGTAGGAGTTTCCAGGATGCGGATCTGCAGGGCAAGAGCGTGCTTTCACTATCCTCGGACTCCGAAGACGACGAATACACCGAAACCTCTTCCAAGAGTCAGCCTTCGATACCCGAGTACGCCACATCGGATACTAGCTCGTCTATCGACTTCCGTCCAGGCACGGCTCGAACTTCCGAGAGCGCTGATAACAGCTCGAAGCGGTTGAGCAGATCGAGCAGACAGACAACAGGATCCAGCAACTACCTGACCATCCCCAACGGGCATTACCGAGCCCCCGTTGTGGCCCCAAGGTCAAGTTCCCTATCTGGAAGCTCCACCAACACAATCCAAGAAGGAACTGCTGGACCAACACCGTCGCGCACGTCAAGTCTTTCCAACTCATCAGTAAACACTTCCAACACCGGCCACAGCAAGTCAAATCTCAACAAGGTTGTTGCTCTGTACCCCGAGCCGGACACTCCGGATTATCCTGATTACGAGGAAGACAAGGAGGGCGAGGACTCTGAAAATGAGCCCGAACCTGGGCTTGACTTCCTGCCTGCTATGACTTACATTCCTCATGGCTCCATCTCTACCACTGCCGATGCGCCAACACCTCCATTGAGCCCAAGCTCCGTCGACTTTTACATTCGCTCCGCTCACTCATCGGTTGATGGAAAGGATAGCCACAACCGCTTCATGGCGGTCACCCGCCAGGAAGAAATGCTTCTGTCTGCCCTTCGCCACAAGCGACAGACAATGCGCAGCTCTGTTGCCTCCGAGATGGACGAGAAGATTTCTCAAAAGGGTCACCGATCCAAACCATCCGAAGCTACTATTACCGAGGAGACAATGGACTTTGACTTCCCAGCACCCCCCAccttcaagaacaagaccACGGTTAACGCAGAGGGAACAACCGTCATCGATCTGAGCCACGAAACGCTCAAGGGCCGCGCAGATGAACCCGCTGCATCCACCAAGCAAGTTCATCACAGACAACGATCCCGCAGTCAAGACCATCAGCAACGGGAGCGCATCCTTCTTTACATCGACAAGGGTCTCGCTGCTGAGCACTCCTTTGATGATTCCGAGCCTAGCCCTGATCTGGATGATTTCTACGATTACAACTACGACGACGAGTCCGCAAGTGATAGAGATGTCATTTCCGAGGAGATGTATGTCCAGCAGCGTCGCCTTAGCGACCGAAAGGGCCGTCACTCAGCCCTCAAGCGCTCATCGAGCCGAAACCATCAACAGAGCCCTCCCGCTCCTGCCCAACGCGATACTCTTGAGGTTGGCGTGCCTCGACCCGACAGTCCCATCTCTCCTGATGCTATGTCGGCATCTGCTCCTCGAGTCAACAAGACGATGGCTCGTTTGAGTGCTGTTGGCCCTCCTGCTAAATGGGGATTTGAGGACTGA
- the SPM2 gene encoding Ubiquitin-conjugating enzyme spm2 (BUSCO:54695at5125), with product MAAKVPRNFRLLEELEKGEKGLGAEACSYGLEDPEDLLMSSWNGTILGPPHSVHENRIYSVKMHCGLDYPDKPPTIQFISQVNLPCVNPNNGVVDPNQLPCLAQWKRENTMETVLIELRRYMASSQNKKIPQPPEGSTYA from the exons ATGGCTGCCAAGGTTCCTCGCAACTTTCGCCTACTGGAGGAGCTTGAGAAGGGAGAGAAGGGTCTCGGCGCTGAGGCATGCAGTTACGGTCTTGAGGATCCTGAGGATCTTCTCATGAGCAGTTGGAACGGCACAATCCTTGGTCCTCCTCAT TCCGTTCATGAGAACCGCATCTACAGCGTCAAGATGCACTGCGGTCTCGACTACCCCGACAAGCCTCCCACAATTCAGTTCATCAGCCAGGTCAACCTGCCCTGTGTTAACCCCAACAATGGCGTGGTGGACCCTAACCAACTCCCCTGCCTCGCCCAGTGGAAGCGCGAGAACACTATGGAAACTGTCCTCATCGAGCTGCGAAG ATACATGGCTTCGTCCCAGAATAAGAAGATCCCCCAGCCTCCCGAGGGCTCTACCTACGCTTAA